The stretch of DNA GTCGTGCGATTACTTTTGTCCCCTTGCATGCCGACGTGCGAGGATCTCGACGATCATGGGCATACAGCCTGGTGGCTTTGTCCGCTTCCTCTCCTCCCCACCCATGCCCGCATTGTTGCGATCTGCACTCACTAGCCACCGTCCTCCCCTCCATGGGTGCAATGCGATGCGATGCGATGCACCCCATGTTCTTGGGGAGACATGCATGGGCCATGTACCTGTGGACGCACGTTACGATCTGTTCCGTCTCCTTGCACATGTATGTATACACCGCGCATGATTAATACTACTATCTTGTTGGCACTGGCCTGCATCGCATCACATGCTGGGTTACTTGGTAGTGGTTGCAACTGGGCTTCTCGTTGCATCTTTGATGGAACCGTTCAGACGATCGATGTGGGACTCCTGTACGTGTGTGTGCCACTGTAGCCAGTTTACCACCTACTCCTAGATGTTCGTTTCCGTCGGATATGTTAGTGTCATCAGCTTCGGGCCAATTTTTTTGCTAATCCTACATGTTGCAATGCAGCCTGGAGAATGGACACCGCAACGTGCCTGAGCGGCCGGTGATCGGTGCCGGAGAACGTCTCGTCGTCCCGACAATGCCAGTGCTgccagtggacgtcaaggaagggaTCAAgattggcggcggcggcgccaagaAGAGGCGGCGCGGCCCGCCGGTGCTGATGGAAGGGTCGCGGTGCAGCCGCGTCAACGGGCGCGGGTGGCGCTGCAGCCAGCCCACGCTGGTCGGCTACTCCCTCTGCGAGCACCACCTCGGCAAGGGCCGCGGGCAGCGGAGCGCGAGCCGCGCCGAGCCCGGCAGGAGCTGGACGAACGGCGCGGCCACGCTCGGCCGCACCGAGCCCAGCATCAGGAAGAAGGCCGCGCAGCCGTCCGTTCCCGTGGTCACCAACGGCCGCGCGGGCGCGCCCAAGCTCGGCCACACCGAGCCGACCAGCAGCAGGAAGAACGTCGACGCGCTGGCCGTGGTCGCCGCCGTGGCGCACGACGCCAGGGACCTGCCGAGCCTGCGCGCCGCACCTCTAGCGGCGGAAGTCGATTGATTGATCAATCGGCTGGTCTATCATGGAACAGTAGAAAGTATAAGAATTTTTTGATTTTCTGTTAGAAGGGTTGTGCATTGTGCATATCTTGCAGTTCATGGTGACTAGCTTCTCTGGTTGTGAGTTTCTCCTTGGTCTTTGTGATCATGCAGATCTTTCGTCGTGTAATTAATAGGATTGCAGATAATTAGTGATCACACATTCTGTGGTAGATTGATCAGTGCATCTCCGCTCGAGTGAAGTAATTTATTTTTCTTTGACAGCAATTGGTAATCTGACCCGGGGACAGCGCCTCATAGTGCACGAGTCTGTCTGAGACGTACACATGGGAACGTGCCGGTGTCATGATGCCATGCCGGTGCTTAGGTGCAACATATACGTTGTTAGGAACAAGCTTTTTTCTTAGGGTGTGGCTAGGCCTCAGTTGACTGAGTCAAGTGACAGAGTAGCACCatataagaagaaaaaagaaaaagctaAAAATAAAATTTTAAATGGATCTTCACGCAAGATCGAACGAATATAGGATCGACTGAGACATAACCAAGTCTAAAACAGTTTTTTAGGGAGTAACACGATTTTACTGACAGGATGCTCCAACAACTCGTTAACCAAATCAAGCCATCAACATAGGATCTGTGCATTTTCTAAACAAAGCATAGGATCCATACCAACGTGTGTACGCATACATATACGGGAGCTAAAAATGGAATCTATGGATAATGAAGGAGTGCTTCCCATAATGAAGGGTGTGTCTGTTAGATGCTTTTTGGATGCTAGTAGCAGCAGCATGTAGAGGTGATCCGGATGAGCTAGCAGATCTCGAATCTTTTTGCACCAATTCTGAAGTAAACGGTTCAATTCTAGCGTGACAATTTGTACATGATTCAAGTGAGCATTCAAAAGTTCAAAAAAGTGGCATTAAACATGGAGGGGGATATGGGAAAGTGCAAACCTACACGGGGGACATAGACATGATTCCAATTTTCTTTTAACCAAGCAAAAATCACATTCATCAAATTTTGACATAAAAATACAAAACTAGTCATATAGTGTAAAAAATAGGAGTAGACAAAAACACGACAATGTGCATTTGGTACAATAATATAACCATTGGAGCTGTGCAAGAACCATTAGATAGATTGTTACTGATTTTATGACTATTATTAAACAACCCACAAATGGGTAGAACTTTCCCACTTTTCCCATACAACCCAAAAACCTTGGACCGGCTTCCACTATCATTGTCATAACGAAACAACGTCCTGCCCCCCCTCCCGTCCCCCCCCCCNNNNNNNNNNNNNNNNNNNNNNNNNNNNNNNNNNNNNNNNNNNNNNNNNNNNNNNNNNNNNNNNNNNNNNNNNNNNNNNNNNNNNNNNNNNNNNNNNNNNNNNNNNNNNNNNNNNNNNNNNNNNNNNNNNNNNNNNNNNNNNNNNNNNNNNNNNNNNNNNNNNNNNNNNNNNNNNNNNNNNNNNNNNNNNNNNNNNNNNNNNNNNNNNNNNNNNNNNNNNNNNNNNNNNNNNNNNNNNNNNNNNNNNNNNNNNNNNNNNNNNNNNNNNNNNNNNNNNNNNNNNNNNNNNNNNNNNNNNNNNNNNNNNNNNNNNNNNNNNNNNNNNNNNNNNACATTCAAAATTAAACAACCAACTACAAGTTCAAGTGCCGCATGCACCGCTAAcaataaaaagaaaagtgaaagaaaACTAAAAGCCGCGGGATTGATACAACATGCACCAGCCTAAATAGCCACCCAAAAGGATTTGACATTCCAAATTTTACCTCAGCCTTCCTCCATGTGTTTCCTAATTGTGCGTTGCTTATTCCGCATCTTCTCCCTATGCAGTGGTGCGAAGAGGCACAGGTCCAGCTTCATGCTCGCCATCATTATGTTGAGCCAAGGCCTACATCTAAAGAATAGTCACACCTTGCTCCAGCATAGCTCGACCTCCAGTTCTCCACCACTTTGCATACTTGCCCAATATTGCATAAAGGAACATGCGTAGCACACAAATTTAGATGACGATCTTACAAGTTTCTTGTCAAAACACGCTCTATTGCCTATTGCGCATCTTCCATTGAGCCCACCATATAGTTGCAAGACCCACAATTTGCACATTTCTACTAGCTGGCATAAATTCTAGGATCCACCCAAAATATTGGGAGAAACAACCAGGCATGTATGCGGGCCATACACTTTTGCAAAGGACAT from Triticum dicoccoides isolate Atlit2015 ecotype Zavitan chromosome 6A, WEW_v2.0, whole genome shotgun sequence encodes:
- the LOC119314241 gene encoding uncharacterized protein LOC119314241 → MRIRRRPQAQQQQALPPCPLPPQPSDPFTAPHPPPPPNAEEQRSGDEAEQGKKRRIQSEVELHPHPLRPDADPGPPALPSGPQGGIAVVAGRISSGDDDAGPPVHGHGHGGGAQRQGAAAADGRTRTHESLENGHRNVPERPVIGAGERLVVPTMPVLPVDVKEGIKIGGGGAKKRRRGPPVLMEGSRCSRVNGRGWRCSQPTLVGYSLCEHHLGKGRGQRSASRAEPGRSWTNGAATLGRTEPSIRKKAAQPSVPVVTNGRAGAPKLGHTEPTSSRKNVDALAVVAAVAHDARDLPSLRAAPLAAEVD